One stretch of Litoribrevibacter albus DNA includes these proteins:
- the xerC gene encoding tyrosine recombinase XerC encodes MTRNSVFESALLEFIRYLTNVRQVSEHTISNYQRDLTRFIDFLTHQRLSSWEQVDAGHIRFFSAFLKRQNLSGKSIQRNLSACRSLFSYLNKEGLCKTNPAQAVSAPKADRKLPGTFDADQINALLDFTPEDWIDFRDKAIMELFYSSGLRLSELVSLNIQNLDLKSGQLVVTGKGNKTRALPIGRHALKAIEEWMLHRPLDAEHALFTTQQGQRLKQRSVQLRLKHWAMKQGITGNLHPHKLRHSFASHMLESSSDLRAVQELLGHEDISTTQIYTHLDFQHLAQVYDTAHPRARRSKK; translated from the coding sequence ATGACTCGGAACAGCGTATTTGAGTCTGCATTGCTTGAGTTCATACGCTACCTGACGAACGTTCGCCAAGTCTCCGAGCACACCATCAGCAACTATCAACGCGATCTGACTCGTTTTATCGACTTTCTTACCCACCAGCGACTGAGTAGCTGGGAGCAAGTCGATGCCGGCCACATCCGTTTCTTCAGTGCCTTTCTGAAACGCCAAAACCTATCCGGTAAAAGCATCCAGAGAAATCTGTCAGCATGCCGAAGTCTGTTTTCTTATCTCAACAAAGAAGGACTGTGCAAAACCAATCCGGCTCAAGCGGTAAGCGCCCCCAAAGCAGACCGCAAACTACCGGGTACCTTCGATGCCGATCAGATCAACGCCCTGTTGGATTTCACACCAGAGGATTGGATCGACTTTCGTGACAAAGCCATTATGGAGTTGTTTTATTCCTCAGGTTTGCGTTTATCGGAGCTGGTTAGCCTGAATATCCAGAACCTAGATTTAAAAAGCGGTCAGCTGGTCGTTACCGGTAAAGGCAACAAAACCCGAGCCCTACCCATTGGCCGACATGCCTTAAAGGCCATTGAAGAGTGGATGCTTCATCGCCCTCTGGACGCCGAACACGCCTTATTCACGACACAACAAGGCCAACGCCTGAAACAACGCAGTGTTCAGCTCCGTTTAAAACATTGGGCCATGAAACAAGGCATTACCGGGAATTTACACCCTCACAAGCTCAGGCATTCCTTCGCCAGCCACATGCTGGAATCCAGCAGCGACCTCCGGGCCGTCCAGGAACTACTTGGGCACGAAGACATATCCACAACTCAAATCTATACCCATCTCGATTTTCAGCATCTGGCACAGGTCTACGATACCGCACACCCGAGAGCCAGACGCTCCAAGAAATAA
- a CDS encoding DUF484 family protein → MTEQAQEITDLQVEEYLNKHRNFFVGRDKLLSKMRIPHATGAAVSLVERQLNLYRERHTQLDQHMRDMLTIARENDRLFEKTRRLVLDLLDVQSLDDLFLSLENSILYDFELNACSLFAFGISDDQPREHSSNSYMRIVLQSELPETLARWVASGQPYCGVLDEELTRFLFPQGAEKIKSAAVTPVRRGHDLGIFAIGSEQDDRFSAGMGTMFLNYISDVLAQVLPRFVQHALDE, encoded by the coding sequence ATGACTGAACAAGCACAAGAAATTACCGATCTACAAGTTGAAGAATATCTCAATAAGCATAGAAACTTCTTTGTGGGTCGTGACAAGCTTCTTTCCAAGATGCGCATTCCTCATGCCACTGGAGCAGCGGTTTCTTTGGTTGAGCGTCAATTGAATCTCTATCGGGAGCGACACACCCAACTCGATCAACACATGCGGGACATGCTAACAATTGCACGTGAAAATGATCGCCTGTTTGAAAAAACCCGCCGTTTGGTTCTCGATCTATTAGACGTTCAATCTTTGGATGATCTCTTTCTGTCACTGGAAAACAGCATCCTTTACGACTTTGAACTGAATGCCTGTTCTTTATTTGCATTTGGCATCAGTGATGATCAGCCAAGAGAGCACAGCAGTAACAGTTACATGCGCATCGTACTGCAATCCGAGCTGCCTGAAACGCTGGCCCGCTGGGTTGCTTCCGGCCAGCCTTATTGTGGTGTATTGGATGAGGAACTGACCCGATTCTTATTCCCTCAAGGTGCCGAAAAAATTAAATCAGCGGCCGTGACACCGGTTCGACGTGGTCACGATTTAGGAATCTTTGCTATCGGCAGCGAGCAGGACGATCGATTCAGTGCCGGCATGGGCACCATGTTCCTGAATTACATCAGTGATGTCCTGGCGCAGGTATTACCCCGCTTTGTTCAACACGCACTGGATGAATAA
- a CDS encoding HAD family hydrolase, giving the protein MIQLITFDLDNTLWDSDPVILSAEQACWDFLCNHYPKIEDQFTKLSLRKLKFELADEIPALAHRVSEIRRFCLEKALERVGYDINQAQQGSQLAFQCFLEERQNVALYADALPTLNELAGHYRLAALTNGNADLNKLGLEMFEFGLNAEHFDAAKPEPFIFEAALARTKLSPQQVLHIGDHQEHDVLGAARLNIHTLWFNQHNEAWQRDDCQPDLVATTLSEIPELVKTFQLGLG; this is encoded by the coding sequence GTGATCCAACTTATTACCTTTGATCTCGATAACACGCTATGGGACTCTGACCCTGTGATTCTTTCTGCAGAACAAGCCTGTTGGGATTTTCTCTGCAACCACTATCCAAAGATTGAAGATCAGTTTACCAAGCTCAGCTTACGAAAATTGAAGTTTGAACTTGCGGATGAGATTCCGGCGTTGGCGCACCGGGTCAGTGAAATCCGACGTTTCTGTCTAGAAAAGGCGCTGGAACGGGTCGGCTATGACATCAACCAGGCTCAGCAAGGGAGTCAGTTGGCGTTTCAATGTTTCCTGGAAGAGCGACAAAATGTCGCGCTCTACGCCGATGCCTTACCAACCTTAAACGAGCTGGCCGGCCATTATCGACTGGCAGCATTGACTAATGGCAACGCCGACCTCAATAAACTGGGCTTGGAAATGTTTGAATTCGGGTTGAATGCCGAGCACTTTGATGCCGCCAAACCCGAACCATTTATCTTTGAAGCCGCGCTTGCTCGAACAAAGCTTTCCCCTCAACAAGTCCTGCACATCGGAGACCATCAGGAACATGATGTCTTAGGCGCTGCTCGGTTAAACATTCATACCCTATGGTTTAACCAGCATAATGAAGCGTGGCAACGCGACGACTGCCAACCGGATTTAGTGGCTACTACCTTGTCTGAGATTCCCGAGCTGGTGAAGACATTTCAGCTCGGGTTAGGTTAG